One region of Danio aesculapii chromosome 7, fDanAes4.1, whole genome shotgun sequence genomic DNA includes:
- the ponzr3 gene encoding plac8 onzin related protein 3 — translation MATKMVIQQPKPLVLAPGSDQWSTSICECDNLHDCCFAVWCSPCFACITAQDHGECLCLPLLDSFGLFPPITMAMRVSVRRTYGIEDSICNDCVLSFCCGPCSYCQIRRELKSRNHPVSLFCNKAK, via the exons ATGGCTACTAAGATGGTCATTCAGCAGCCTAAGCCACTAGTTTTGGCTCCTGGTTCAGATCAGTGGTCCACCAGCATATGTGAATGCGACAACCTCCATGATT GTTGTTTTGCGGTCTGGTGTTCTCCGTGTTTCGCCTGCATCACAGCCCAAGATCATGGAGAATGTCTCTGTCTGCCTCTGTTGGACAGTTTCGGCCTCTTCCCACCAATCACTATGGCCATGAGAGTGTCTGTCCGACGCACCTACGGGATTGAG GACTCGATCTGCAATGACTGCGTGCTGTCCTTCTGCTGCGGTCCATGCTCTTACTGTCAGATCAGACGCGAACTGAAGTCTCGCAATCACCCGGTCAGCCTCTTCTGCAACAAAGCCAAATAA